In a genomic window of Primulina huaijiensis isolate GDHJ02 chromosome 10, ASM1229523v2, whole genome shotgun sequence:
- the LOC140985875 gene encoding uncharacterized protein: MPLSVSTPSGVDISVVSMISDGITSYEGYELRSDMIILEMTDFDCIVGIIVLRRYCATVDCYQRVLYFYTDEKERWTFYGKGSRPRVPLISAIRMSRLLEYGHEGYLIYDVDVIEKKKEVGIEEIHVVAEFADVFPDEIPGFPPARDVEFGIELMPGTSPIARAPYRMAPAELRELKAQLQDLLDKGHIRPSVSPWDAPVLFVRKKDGTMRLCIDYRLNREES, translated from the coding sequence ATGCCTCTTTCTGTTTCGACACCCTCTGgagttgatatatcagttgtatCGATGATATCAGATGGTATTACTTCTTATGAGGGCTATGAGCTGAGATCTGATATGATTATTCTagagatgactgattttgattgtatcgTGGGAATTATTGTGTTGAGGAGATATTGTGCGACTGTTGATTGTTATCAGAGGGTATTATATTTTTACACCGATGAGAAAGAGCGTTGGACATTTTATGGGAAGGGTTCTCGTCCCCGTGTTCCGTTGATATCTGCTATCCGGATGTCTCGGTTATTGGAGTATGgccatgagggttatcttatttatGATGTAGATGTGATAGAGAAGAAGAAAGAGGTGGGAATAGAGGAGATACATGTAGTtgctgagtttgctgatgtatttcctgatgagattccaggCTTCCCACCAGCCCGTGATGTGGAGTTTgggattgagttgatgccaggtacttcCCCTATTGCTCGTGCtccttacagaatggcaccagcaGAGTTGAGAGAGTTGAAAGCCCAGTTACAGGACTTGCTGGACAAGGGACACATTCGCCCTAGTGTATCGCCTTGGGATGCACCAGTCTTATTTGTaagaaagaaagatggaacgatgcggctttgtattgactaccgttTGAACAGAGAGGAGAGTTAA
- the LOC140985876 gene encoding uncharacterized protein — protein MKLFTSEAEHVGHLRSVLQVLRDRQLYAKLSKCEFWLDRLVLLGHVISRDGISVDPTKVKAVLQWSAPTSVSTLLAAPDIYGCIRDAQMTYERDQRWKELVSRKQDTCFREADDGSLRMKDRWVVPDTLELSQGLLRRAHCSRYSIHLGGKKMYKDLRSQFWWKGMKRNVIDFVRRCLNCQQIKAKRRRPGDCDGDRVEIEYGLSSPTDGQTERIIQTLEDMLRAYVMDFKSVWQLPIPLVESPLYWDDVDRAAVIGPDMIHEMEQKVKLIQQRLKAAQDRQAAYANKRRRPLEFQQGDRIFLKVSPFRGTVRFGMKGKLALRYVGPYEILQLIGTLAYRLALPPSLYGIHDVFHVSMLRKYEPDPSHVLDISEVQLDPDVSYVERPVCILDRSERKLRSKLIPMVKVQWEHRGVEGATWETERHMRELYPYLF, from the exons ATGAAACTCTTCAC GAGTGAGGCTGAGCATGTTGGGCATTTACGTTCAGTATTACAGGTACTGCGAGATAGACAGTTGTATGCCAaactcagtaagtgtgagttttggttggatcgaTTGGTCTTATTGGGTCATGTTATATCGAGAGATGGGATATCTGTTGATCCAACAAAGGTCAAAGCCGTATTACAGTGGTCTGCACCTACATCT GTATCTACCTTATTAGCTGCACCTGATATATATGGTTGTATTCGTGATGCACAGATGACATATGAGAGAGATCAGCGATGGAAGGAGTTGGTTTCTCGGAAACAAGACACTTGTTTTAGAGAGGCTGATGATGGCAGTTTGAGGATGAAGGATAGATGGGTAGTTCCTGATACACTTGAGTTGAGCCAGGGCCTGTTGCGGCGTGCACATTGTAGTCGTTATTCTATCCACCTTGGTGGCAaaaagatgtataaggatctacgTTCTCAATTTTGGTGGAAGGGAATGAAACGTAATGTGATTGATTTTGTGCGTCGATGTCTTAATTGTCAACAGATCAAAGCTAAGAGGAGAAGGCCAGGAG ACTGTGATGGGGACAGAGTTGAGATTGAGTACGGCTTATCATCCCCGACAGATGGTCAGACTGAGCGCATTATTCAGACgctggaggatatgttgcgtgcttatgttatggattttaaatctgtTTGGCAGTTACCTATTCCATTGGTgga ATCTCCGTTATACTGGGATGATGTTGATCGAGCTGCAGTTATCGGTCCTGATATGATTCATGAGATGGAACAGAAAGTAAAGTTGATACAGCAGCGATTGaaagcagctcaagatagacaggccgccTATGCCAATAAAAGACGAAGACCCTTAGAGTTTCAGCAGGGCGATCgaatatttttgaaagtttctcCTTTTCGTGGCACAGTGCGATTTGGTATGAAAGGAAAGTTGGCACTGAGGTATGTTGGCCCATATGAGATATTGCAGCTGATAGGCACTTTGGCTTATCGATTGGCTCTACCTCCATCTTTATATggtattcatgatgtgtttcatgtgtcgatgttgcggaagtatgaACCGGATCCTTCACATGTGTTGGATATTTCTGAGGTTCAGTTAGATCCTGACGTGTCTTATGTTGAGAGACCAGTTTGTATTTTGGATCGATCTGAACGGAAGCTTCGTAGTAAACTTATACCGATGGTGAAGGTTCAGTGGGAGCATAGAGGTGTCGAAggggccacttgggagacagagcgGCATATGAGGGAGCTCTACCCCTACTTATTCTGA